A window of Fusarium fujikuroi IMI 58289 draft genome, chromosome FFUJ_chr10 genomic DNA:
CAGGCTTGTACCAGAAAGTTAGATAGTATACTAGACCAGGGAACAAGCCGGCCTCAAAGACACCGAGAAGAAATCTCAGAACCGTGACAACAGCATAACTGTGAGCTGCACCAAGACAGATCGTGATAGTGCCCCATGCAAACATGAGGAACGCAATCCATCTGCTaggcttcatcttcttgaggaagtaGTTGGACGGGACTTCGAAGAGAGCATACGCAATGAGGAAAACCATGAGTGCAATGGTAAAGTCGTAGTTGGTCATGTTGGTTTCCGTGAGAAGATCATGACCGGTCGTATGGTTGAGAACCTTGGCGTTGCCAATATTGGAACGGTCTAGATAGCAAAGCAAGTAGATTCCCGCAGCCAAGGGAATGATGCGAACATCTTGCTTGCGCACCAGCTTCTTTTCAAGAGCTGGATCAACTGCCGTGGTGCTCTCTAGCCGAGAATCGGAGTTCTGCTAGGTGTCAGTTTGGGGGTCTTTTTGGAGAAGGCAGGAAACGTACCTTTTCATCGCCAGCCACTTCGGGATTGCTATCAAAGTCGTTTCGCGCCGCCATCTTGATGTAACAACCTCaaagcttgaagatatctcTTGGCAGAAGTCAGTGAAAACTCTggcaaaggaggagaagggcCAAGAAATAGAAAAGTTAAGCGAGGCGAAAGGACAGTTGCATCTCATCTCGCGGTGACCAGCCGGAGGTAAGTATCCCCGCATAATTCAAGCCCACTTGGTTCCAATTACATACAAGATCTGCATCGTATTCGCGGGGTTGAGCATCTCGGTTTCGGTGGCCGACGCCGAACCCCATGTTTTACGGCCCCGAAAGGTCTGAGCTTATTATAACGGATAACCGGCAAGGAATAGATCATTTAACTTGAAAACATCACCTTAGGAGAAGCTTAGATCGTGAATTgtttaaggctaaatattgGTTGTCCAATCGGTGCGGAGTAAGTTCAGTCCTACCCAACGCCAAGAGTGACTACTGATATTCCCGTTGATTACCACCATTGCCAAGCCTCGGCGAATTCAGTCTCAAGAAAGGCTTAGATCAATTTGGTACATGAATATGTTTCTCTCGTCCACGTTTGCCTTGAATCGGGCTATCTGACGGGTGTAGGCACTCCGGAAGGTAAAAAGTCCTACactaaatttaggatagacTTCGCGCGCTTATCATATACTTAGAGGTCTTTAAACCAATTCTTCTTGGTACCTTTGTGAAATGTCAGAAGTTTGCTTGCTCTATGAAACGGAGTAAGGCTAGGCCGTCGTACTCGGAACCGTTTGGTGGGTACACCGAAGTTCTCATATCTGAAAGCTGCCTTTGGTCTGCTGTTGCCTCATTAAGGTGGTTCTTTGGTTCTAGCCGTCCACTATTTTGCCAGGAAAGGAGCTTGCTGCAATTGAGCATTGGGGCTAATCCCTTAGGTGCAGCGTCATCAATAGCTTGCGAGATTGGCAAAATCTATAGCTTCATATCTATGAGTGATAGGATAAGCCAACACCAGAGTTACCAAGTTTATAAGACCTGCAAATGTTTCATAATAATCCCGCTGTTGCATTACTGGTATACAAGACCGTATCATGAGATTATGCGCACTTCTAActtcttgacttgacatCTAGCAATTGCATACTGTACAGCCATTAAAGTTCAACCAAGATTCCATTTCATGGTATTGTTACTTCATACAGAGCTTGAAGTTATATGTAACGAGGTTAGGTTTTGCTGCGACAACTCGCTCTCAACCGAAAGGAATCGTTCTATAGAGGGGCAGACGATCCAGCCTCTTCCAACATCTCGGCTAGTCTTAGGGAACCTTGGTagatcttctttccttctctaGTCCGTTCGCCTGCATGATCACGGTTCCAGTCCATGATGACTGAGACAACCCCTTCCAGTGTCGTGAGAACTCCTTTGTACCCTAGCCCGCCCTCAGAGATAGGCTTCCTAGCCTCAGCATCAGATGCTATCAAATGAGTGCAGATGGTGATGAGCCCGGGCTGAACTGTTCTGAGATCGCCTTTGACCTCTGGAAGCATTCCTTTGAGAAATGGGAGGCGATAAGGAAGTAAGATGAACCATTCGACGATATACGTCATAAAAAGGATGACCAATGGCGGCACGATAACATTTCGAAAAGGGTGAACAGATAAGACTTCCACAGCGGTATAAACGTCTCCGAAAGTGATTGGCGGACCAACATCCGTGACAACGAACGGCTTACCAGCCTGAGTGCAATTCTCTTTTGCTAGTGCAGCTTCATGATATAGATGGGCGACGCTGACGTTGGCGCCATGAACGAAGTTCTGTACGATGTGCGGGACCCAGCTATAAGAGCATTAGAGATAACGGTAAATCATTTCGGGCGAGACTTACGTTTGATTGACATCTCTAGCCAGTAGATTGCCAATGGGATTATCAGAGGGATGACCATAGATACCATTCCCAGGTCGAATGCATCCTGTACGAAAAGACGGTTCATTCTCAGCACACACGAGACGTTCTGCAATGGCCTTCGAAACAGCATAGTTGGCAAAGTATTCCTCATGTTTCCGTAATGGCTTATCAAAGTCCTGTGTATCCATGACCTGCCAATAGTGCTTCGGCTCTGCCCACGGTACTACAAAGGCTTCGACTGGTCGGATGGATATCGAAGCtgacgatgttgagctgAAGATATCGGCACCGACTGCACGAGAAGCAGCCAAGACGTTCTTGGTTCCCTGTATATTGACGGCCTCGGTGAACTTGTAGAGATACTTGGACCTGGCTCCAGGTATGATGACAGCAGCTGTATGGAAGACTGTGAGTGGCAAAGATGCTATTTTCGGATCCCACGGCTTAGAAAAAGCATTGCCAACAGCAGGCTTGGAGGTAATGTCTGTCTGCACAAAGTCCACTTGAGCCGCGAGACCTTCCCGAAGATCATTTCGCTCAGTCTCTCGAACATCGATGATTCGAATACACCTAGGGAGTGTCCCACGAGCCAATAACTGGAGAACTATATATCCGCCAACAAGTCCTGGCACATTCGTCAGTACCAACTAATGCTGGATGGACAGAGGAGGCCTACCATTGCCTCCGGTGACAATATATCTTCTATCTAGTTTGGGAGGTAAACGCCCATCGAAGTTTATTGGAGACTTTTCAAGGGTTTCGTAGGTTTTCCTCAGTAGCTCTGGGTCCCAGGGCTCGCCTCTCAGTCGTCCAACCTGATGGGGCGTCTCTTTCAGCAACCGGTTGGTGCGCAGAAGATAGAGGATGAGAGCCACAAAAAAGACGCCTAGTCcaagcaacaccaagaagagtGTAGCAGCCATGCTTATGACGCTTGCTGGTGCTAAGGAATGTGTCAAAGCCAAATTTTCATCCAGTGTCGGAGACCCCCTTTTCGACGGGCGATTTGATGTAACAAGAGGCTTTCTGCAGCATCCTCAATTGTCAATCCATTGGAAGATGCTTTTCGTGGGCTGAAACATGGCCAGACAGCCCCTGATTTCTCCGATCAAGTGCTGAGTCAGGATATATCCTTGTCGACAACCGCTTGGTCTAACCTAGTTTGTCGAATGTTACCGCATGGTGCAAAAATAACACGGCAAGATTAACGTGATTGCATCGGACTGAAATtatcttgatctcagcctTAACTGTTTATCCCGAAACATGGCTCGAAGTCTAATAACCTATCAACAGTCTTGTGGCCATCCTTTCTGTAATTCTGGGACAGGGTATGGTACCCTGCTTCATTCTCCGCCTTGATAACAAAGCCTCGGTTCGTAGGCATGCCTTACTGTCTTACACATCAGAGCGCAAACATGTATTGCTATACGAGGTGACACGGCTTATGCGATGCAAGGAGAGTTTCCCAGGAAATATGTTAATGCGCTTCCTGGCGGTGTGAGCCATGACCTGCCAATCTTGGAAGGGTCGATGCCTGGGGTGTTTTGTGTCGATGACAACCAAAAGACCGATCGATCCAGCCTTTCCAGCCTCCACAAGTGGGTTTAGTGTAGGATAGAAAACATTAAAGGGACAAGGGAACAGTGACATTCTTCGCCCATCACACCGGAGACGCTGTCAGAATTGTTGATGACGCGCACTAAGTTCAGCAGCTTTTCCAGTATGATTTGTACTAAGCCCCATTGTCTGAGCCGCCAaagatctcttcttccttcaagcACCAATTTCTGTAACTTGGGTACCAAAAAGTTGGCCGCCTATACCATTCCACAGGGGCTTTCCTCAAGTGACGTGTAAGTTGGCAGTGGAGACGAGAAACCGACACGTGAGGGCTGAATATAGCCTTCTCGAAGACTCCAAAAAAGTTCACATGCGCTCCCGAGTGACGCCATGGACCTATCCACTCACTGAATGCGCTGTATTCATTCGGCAGCTGTGCTGGCTCATTACGTGGCCTGACAACTAAGCCAGGGCGGGACGTGCTCGCGTGTTGGACATCATAAAGGAACAAAGTCATATTTCATCCCACCAAGACGTCGGCTCCTTCTTGTGTCTATAGATCAGGGGGCCTATGATGCAAAAAGGGCGGAGCGTCTCTGGCTCACCGAGAATCGTGACATTCTTGAGTGGGCTGAATTAACAGCATAAACACTAACTCTAGTATCCGTCCCGGGATAGGTCAGCTAGGTCGAGGAATTATTGAGATATGATAGTGCCGTTTTACTTTACGATTAGTGAAATTAGAAGGATATGGTGAACAAAAACATGAGAGTTCACTTGGCGGCAGAATCATACAATCAAGCCAAAAAGTGCAtgattcttttcttcatcctGTAGCCTGACGTCAGAATGACGCTTGATTAGCTGTCAAACTTGCTTCTAACCAATGCCGACACCGGGAGACCTCCGCGGAGCCTGATTGGCATGGTAGCGAAAACAGTCCAGACATGACCGTTTATGACTTTAATACCGACGCAGTGGGCTCGTTGCTCCTGTCTAGCGCTCCAGGGCTGAATCCCTTTCTGCCCACCAAACTCAAAAGTTGCCCCTTTGTTCTCTAACTGATCACTGATCACCCATTCATCCCCATGTGTCTCACTATGTCCCATCCAGATTATTCCATCGTTCGCTCCAGCTGAAAGGGCCTTTGGTAATGGATCCCCAGGAGGCAAGGAGGCTGGTCCCGATCCTGCCAGCTCAGCAGACCTCAGGGTACATCTTTGGGGAAGATCACTCGCCTGGCCCTTCATCACCACCTCACAGGCTTCGAAAGAGAGTCTTGGTCGCCGTGGCTTGCGAGGGATGCCGCCGAAAGAAAGCGAAAGTACGAGGCTTCTCTCTGATCGAAGACGGGTAGGCAATACTAATGAGGCCTTTCTCTTAGTGTGACGGCAGAAAGCCAACCTGCAGCCGTTGCTTCTCCAAAAGCGAGGCATGCTCGTACGAAACCCCATCTGTTCCTGTCGCCGTGCAGAAAAAGTACGACATCTTGCTAGTCGAGAATCAGCAGTATCGAGAACTGTTTGATGCCATAAATAAGAAGTCTGAGTGCGAGGCGCAGGAAATTTTCAACCGACTGAGAAGTTCGGATCAGCCCCTTGCTGTCCTCGAATCTATGAGACAGGCCGAAGTTCTGCTCCCGAAGCCTTCGACAAATACATGGGGTTCCGATCCTAGACTGGCATTTTTCGACCAGAAGGCATTCGAATCGAGTGTTATTCAGGTTCCTGCCAGGCCGTGGACAACAGTTGCTGGAGATGGAATTGTGTCAGAGCTAATAACGGACTTCTTCACTTGGGATAACTCCTATATGTTTCCCGTGCTCGATAGGATCACGTTCGTGGACGAGATGAGAGCGGGAGATGATACAGAAGTGAAATGGTGTTCTCCTTTGCTGGTAAATGCTATTTGCGCTAAGAGATGTGTAAGTAGCCAGCCGACATTCTCAAAACATAACTAAGCAAGTGTAGCTGATGGTTGAACGAGGAAAACAATTCGGTGTTATGACAGGCCGTAACCTCTCCGAGGCCTTTCTCGCCGAGGCTAAGAGTCATTTTGAGTCTGAACAAGGCCGACCATCGATACCAACTGTCCAAGCGCTACTTCTGATATACCTTACCATGGCAGCCACGGGGAAAGACAGAGCTGGTCTGATTTACCGCCTCACAGCCTatgagatgctcaagcaACTCCGCTTGGAGGCGAGGTACAAGACAGCTAAGAATAACGTCCCACCTCAGACTCACGACATGATGTTGACATCGAAGACGCTTTGGGGAATATTCCTTTTAGAGAGGTGGGAGCGAGCTAATCCAATCATAAGACGTTGTATTGACTGTGAGCGTTTAGTCGGATAGCTTATTTCTACAACAGGCCCTCTACTATTCCCCCACCTCAAGTCCCTAAACCCTTCCTATCCATCCTGACATTCACCCATAAAGGAAATCTGGATGTTCTTGACAGGCCTTGGAAAGATTCATCTGATCTTGTTCCTCGGCCACCTGGAGTATTGGCAGCTGCATGCTCATTTTCCGAACTTCTCTATGAGATCATGCAGTATCTCACAACTTCCAAGTTCAGACGGGGAAGTGAGGAGGATATTCATGCTAGACGGCTATTCTTTTCTCGCCTCATACAGCTGAAACATGACATACCTCGCCAGTTGGTCGTGGAGCAGAATCTTACACCAGTAACGTGTTTCTTAAGGTAAAGAGACAGCTGGCTGAAATTTCATTCACTGACAAGACTACAGAATAGACGAGAACCTAATCCTATACACATTGCTTCAGGATATGCCTATCGACATACCATTTGGTGTCCCATACAGCTCGACAGTCAAGGACTTGTGCATTCAACACTGTCGTCACGATACCGAGATCATCGGGTCATTTATCAAGAAGTGGCCTACAAACCTAATGATAGCACATCAACTGTACATATCGATGCAAACGATGGTCCCCGTACTAGATGACATCGCGGTACAAGATCTGTTTACAAAAAGTTGTCGGATGGCGCAGTTGTCTTCTGGCAGCGTTAGACTCAGTGGAGTTCTCTTACAAGCGACTCAAGCCTTCGTCTGGGCTATGGAAAAATTCATCCCGGAATCTGCAAGGCAACATCTCGAAGGATTGACTCAAGAAACAGTTGAAAAGGACTTGCCAATGAGCTTTGCCTTGCCTCCCCGGGGAGAGGTCATGGAAGTCCTGGCTTCTGATGAAAACGACCAGGAATGCTCGATATGGAACTTGGGCACCTTGATCGAGAAATGGGCGATGCTATCGATGGCTGGAAGCAGACCATCGTCGTGACCATAAAGAACGAGAAATTCCTGCACCAGATGAGAAATGATCTTTGGCTGCGTCATATGCTTGTTCATCAAACTAGCGTTCCCCTTCCATTGTTTTCGCTTTTGAGCCACACTGTTCCACCGAGTTCAGGAAGAACAAAACCATGCATAATTCTCTATGACTCCTCGTATTCGATGGCGACATGATATAGTGGGGTCACGGGATACTGAGGTTTCGTGATTGTTTCACTCGGAGGCTCAGTCTCAACACGTGAACGCCATATCAGATGATCAACGCTAAGCAATGAGTGGATTTCGGAGCCTTGGCTTAGAGGGTCATCTTACGCGTCCCTAAGGTAATGCCAAGTAGATCACCAGCCACAGGCATATGCTCATCATGACAAACGTGATTCGGTGATTCCGATGCGAGGTGGCTCAGCCCCGGGGTCATTTGGTGCATGTCCGAACGCCGAGCCACAGCATGCCGATGCATCCGGCTGCCAAGTGGCCGGGAGTGCCGAGACCCGCGCCGCAAACACGTTGGTTCGGGCAACTGCGCCACCTTTGCCCAGAGTGAGATCACATCAGCCAAGATCAATAAACCTTGTTGGAGCTGAATGGCTTGATGACGACAGTGTCTACTTAAGTACAGCTTGACCCCTCACTTTACATCACTGCTCAAAGCTAGAATTACAGTACAACTGCACAAATACACACAAAAAACACAAAACAACATGTCAGCTCAAGATTACtacggtggtggtggaggtggcTACggccagcagcaacagcaaggtGGTGGTTACGGACAGCAACAAGGATAtggccaacaacaacagggCTATCCTCAGCAGTTAAGCTAGCTACCAAGCTCCAAGCTCCAGCTGCAGTTACTAACAGaacttcaacagcagcaatacTCTCAAGGATCCAACCACGGCTCCAACCAGCCCAGCTACGACAACCGTGATCAATCGTACGGCCAACATCAAGGCGGACAATACGGCGGCGGACCTGGCCAATACCCCGACGGTGCAGGTGGTCCCGGCGGTCCGGGTGGCCCGGGAGGTCCGGACGGAGAGCGTGGACTAGGCGCTACACTCGCAGGAGGAGGTGCAGCCGGCTGGGCCGCTCACACAGCTGGCAGCGGTCTTCTAGGCAGTCTAGCCAGTGCCGCTGCTGGCGCCATTGGCGCAAACTTCCTCGAGcacaagttcaagaagcacaagaaggagaagaacaggaAGCACCACCGCGACGGACGCCCTCGAGCTTTCACCGGCGACTcaaccagcagcagtgaCTCCGACTCTGGTGATGAGCGACGTCGACGAAAGGACGATGACTTGGCCTACGGAAAGTCTCAGTATGACAACTCCTCTCGACATGGACATGGAGGCGGTTCTCATGGAGGCTCCAGCTCATACGGTGGAGGCGGCTATGGTGGCCGAGATCAGGGCTATGGTGGTGGTCGGAGCTACGGTGGCCAGGGCGGATACGGAGGTCAAGGCGGATATGGCCAGCAGGGCTACGGCGGTACCCGGTACTAAGTGCACCTCTATGGCACTCAGCGGATTGAAGAACGAGACATGATCTTTTGTAATTGATATGAGCCGGAAGAATATCGACGTTTAACGTTAGACACGAATACAAATACCCTACAACACTCGTCTGTTGAGCCTTTGTGTGACAAGCCCAAAGATTGCATTATATCCGGTCAATTATGCTCGCGCTCACTTTCGAGAAGCGTCTTCGGTAGTTCGACCCAGCCCCGATCGCGCTGAACTTCCTCTCCCTGCATATGCAGGTCATGAACTTAACCCCGCTAAATGATGTCTTGATCTCCACGTATGACACAAGAACCTGGTAAAAATGATACGCCGTTAGCATTATCCGAGATACCATGCGCCGAGGACACCTCATTACCGTGACTTCAGTGGTGGAGCGATCGTTCCATATGCGTCGTTTGCCAGACTGGATCTTCATCTACGGTAATAACCGAGaattcttttcctttccagAAGTCAATGGCATTCGGTAGGAACGGATGCGTGTGAAGGTAAAGCTGTTTGATTCCAGATCGCCGAGCTGTCTCGACTAGCGTGTCGAACAGCCTGGAAGCTAGCCCTGCGCGACGCCATTCCGGCTCGACGTATAATCTCAGTATCTCTACTACATCCTCGGATTCGAGAGAGATATGCGAGAAGCGCCCATCGTAAGCCACGTAGCCAATTGTCGCAATCAGATGCCCGTCGGAATAAGCTGCCAGAAACGCGCCTTGAGGATGGTCGAGATATCTGtccttgaagatgtcgagttCCTTCTGGGCCATTTGATCGCTAGATGATTGGTCGAGAAACGGGAACATGTCCGCTCGGGCCTTGGTTATGAAGTCCACGATTGCGGGAATCTCATCATGTGTCACTGGCTGGATGGTGATATTGGACATGTTGAATTTCGGGTGATAAAAGTCATTGGGCGCCCTG
This region includes:
- a CDS encoding related to cholesterol dehydrogenase, whose translation is MAATLFLVLLGLGVFFVALILYLLRTNRLLKETPHQVGRLRGEPWDPELLRKTYETLEKSPINFDGRLPPKLDRRYIVTGGNGLVGGYIVLQLLARGTLPRCIRIIDVRETERNDLREGLAAQVDFVQTDITSKPAVGNAFSKPWDPKIASLPLTVFHTAAVIIPGARSKYLYKFTEAVNIQGTKNVLAASRAVGADIFSSTSSASISIRPVEAFVVPWAEPKHYWQVMDTQDFDKPLRKHEEYFANYAVSKAIAERLVCAENEPSFRTGCIRPGNGIYGHPSDNPIGNLLARDVNQTWVPHIVQNFVHGANVSVAHLYHEAALAKENCTQAGKPFVVTDVGPPITFGDVYTAVEVLSVHPFRNVIVPPLVILFMTYIVEWFILLPYRLPFLKGMLPEVKGDLRTVQPGLITICTHLIASDAEARKPISEGGLGYKGVLTTLEGVVSVIMDWNRDHAGERTREGKKIYQGSLRLAEMLEEAGSSAPL
- a CDS encoding related to pathway-specific regulatory protein nit-4 encodes the protein MDPQEARRLVPILPAQQTSGYIFGEDHSPGPSSPPHRLRKRVLVAVACEGCRRKKAKCDGRKPTCSRCFSKSEACSYETPSVPVAVQKKYDILLVENQQYRELFDAINKKSECEAQEIFNRLRSSDQPLAVLESMRQAEVLLPKPSTNTWGSDPRLAFFDQKAFESSVIQVPARPWTTVAGDGIVSELITDFFTWDNSYMFPVLDRITFVDEMRAGDDTEVKWCSPLLVNAICAKRCLMVERGKQFGVMTGRNLSEAFLAEAKSHFESEQGRPSIPTVQALLLIYLTMAATGKDRAGLIYRLTAYEMLKQLRLEARYKTAKNNVPPQTHDMMLTSKTLWGIFLLESRIAYFYNRPSTIPPPQVPKPFLSILTFTHKGNLDVLDRPWKDSSDLVPRPPGVLAAACSFSELLYEIMQYLTTSKFRRGSEEDIHARRLFFSRLIQLKHDIPRQLVVEQNLTPVTCFLRIDENLILYTLLQDMPIDIPFGVPYSSTVKDLCIQHCRHDTEIIGSFIKKWPTNLMIAHQLYISMQTMVPVLDDIAVQDLFTKSCRMAQLSSGSVRLSGVLLQATQAFVWAMEKFIPESARQHLEGLTQETVEKDLPMSFALPPRGEVMEVLASDENDQECSIWNLGTLIEKWAMLSMAGSRPSS
- a CDS encoding related to glutamine rich protein, nitrogen starvation-induced; translation: MSAQDYYGGGGGGYGQQQQQGGGSNHGSNQPSYDNRDQSYGQHQGGQYGGGPGQYPDGAGGPGGPGGPGGPDGERGLGATLAGGGAAGWAAHTAGSGLLGSLASAAAGAIGANFLEHKFKKHKKEKNRKHHRDGRPRAFTGDSTSSSDSDSGDERRRRKDDDLAYGKSQYDNSSRHGHGGGSHGGSSSYGGGGYGGRDQGYGGGRSYGGQGGYGGQGGYGQQGYGGTRY